One Nocardioides aromaticivorans genomic window carries:
- a CDS encoding sulfotransferase family protein: MTRQPRPDFLLVGAPKAGTSALHLALAAHPDVFVTTPKEPKFWLCEGAPPPHWGGPGDRHSQQEWVWHEEAYADLFRPAPPGSVRGESTPFYLWHRGAQRRIADALPDVRLVAVVRDPIDRAYSNWMHLWSDGLEPEADFETAFARQDERIAAGFAPFWRYRDLGLYGEQLRDLFKLVDPARVLIVRYRDIVDHPVETVDRTCRFLGIREGQVTGIPRDNSRPYVAPGWRPRVFGPAVRAGAWAGQFAPPEVWRRLSVPVVARLQTADAHRPSLTPAQRERLLPAFARDIELLSDLTGEDFSDWLSTRDRGSFAQRAAAR, translated from the coding sequence ATGACCCGGCAACCCCGCCCCGACTTCCTCCTCGTCGGCGCGCCCAAGGCCGGCACGAGCGCGCTCCACCTCGCCCTCGCCGCCCACCCCGACGTCTTCGTGACGACGCCCAAGGAACCGAAGTTCTGGCTCTGCGAGGGCGCGCCGCCCCCGCACTGGGGCGGGCCCGGCGACCGCCACTCGCAGCAGGAGTGGGTCTGGCACGAGGAGGCCTACGCCGACCTCTTCCGCCCGGCGCCACCGGGCAGCGTCCGGGGCGAGTCGACTCCCTTCTACCTCTGGCACCGCGGCGCCCAGCGGCGGATTGCGGATGCCCTCCCGGACGTCAGGCTCGTGGCCGTCGTACGGGACCCGATCGACCGGGCCTACAGCAACTGGATGCACCTCTGGTCCGACGGCCTCGAGCCGGAGGCGGACTTCGAGACCGCGTTCGCCCGGCAGGACGAGCGGATCGCCGCCGGCTTCGCGCCCTTCTGGCGCTACCGCGACCTGGGCCTGTACGGCGAGCAGCTGCGCGACCTCTTCAAGCTCGTCGACCCCGCGCGGGTGCTGATCGTCCGCTACCGCGACATCGTCGACCACCCGGTCGAGACCGTGGACCGCACCTGCCGCTTCCTCGGCATCCGCGAGGGGCAGGTCACCGGCATCCCGCGCGACAACTCCCGGCCCTATGTCGCCCCCGGCTGGCGCCCTCGCGTCTTCGGGCCGGCGGTCCGGGCCGGCGCGTGGGCCGGGCAGTTCGCGCCGCCGGAGGTGTGGCGGCGGCTCAGCGTGCCGGTCGTGGCGCGCCTGCAGACCGCCGACGCGCACCGCCCGTCACTGACGCCGGCCCAACGCGAGCGCCTGCTGCCCGCCTTCGCCCGCGACATCGAGCTGCTCTCGGACCTGACCGGCGAGGACTTCTCCGACTGGCTCTCGACCCGCGACCGGGGCTCCTTCGCCCAGCGCGCCGCCGCCCGCTGA
- a CDS encoding antibiotic biosynthesis monooxygenase family protein, producing the protein MSVVKINAIHVPEGAGAQLEERFAARAGAVEGSAGFLGFQLLRPTAGEDRYFVVTHWADEESFAAWRDGQGQAAHAEKPGEAPRKPVATGADLLEFEVVLDVKPA; encoded by the coding sequence ATGTCGGTCGTCAAGATCAACGCCATCCACGTGCCCGAGGGCGCCGGCGCCCAGCTCGAGGAGCGGTTCGCCGCCCGAGCCGGCGCCGTCGAGGGATCGGCCGGTTTCCTCGGCTTCCAGCTGCTGCGGCCGACGGCCGGCGAGGACCGCTACTTCGTCGTCACCCACTGGGCCGACGAGGAGTCCTTCGCCGCGTGGCGCGACGGCCAGGGCCAGGCCGCGCACGCCGAGAAGCCCGGCGAGGCGCCGCGCAAGCCGGTCGCGACCGGCGCCGACCTGCTGGAGTTCGAGGTCGTGCTGGACGTGAAGCCGGCCTGA
- a CDS encoding SRPBCC family protein has protein sequence MSRIQVAFPVPADRAFAYLADPRNRPAWQSSLRAVADVVPVDGDATAAGTTWTDVTVVPGVRPRMRTTLAEPGVRWVEEGRCGPFRAELALFFSPAEDGSAVVAEFSVRGIGVGRLVTLASRAAVAADLRRAAQLAGGA, from the coding sequence CTGAGCCGGATCCAGGTCGCCTTCCCGGTCCCGGCGGACCGGGCGTTCGCCTACCTCGCCGACCCGCGCAACCGCCCTGCGTGGCAGTCGTCGCTGCGCGCGGTCGCGGACGTCGTACCCGTGGACGGCGACGCGACGGCCGCAGGCACGACCTGGACCGACGTCACCGTGGTGCCGGGCGTCCGGCCGCGGATGCGCACGACCCTCGCGGAGCCGGGCGTGCGGTGGGTGGAGGAGGGGCGGTGCGGCCCGTTCCGTGCCGAGCTGGCGCTCTTCTTCTCGCCGGCCGAGGACGGGTCCGCGGTCGTCGCCGAGTTCAGCGTGCGGGGCATCGGCGTCGGGCGACTGGTCACCCTCGCCAGCAGGGCCGCGGTCGCCGCGGACCTGCGCCGGGCGGCGCAGTTGGCCGGCGGGGCCTGA
- the purB gene encoding adenylosuccinate lyase → MTVPNVLATRYAAADLAEIWSPEHKIVLERQLWIAVLKAQKDLGIEVPDGVIEAYEKVAAQGEEGVDLASIAARERVTRHDVKARIEEFAALAGHEHIHKGMTSRDLTENVEQLQVKQSLALLRDRAIATLARLGRLAGEYETLVMAGRSHNVAAQATTLGKRFATVADELMIAIERVDDLLGRYPLRGIKGPMGTAQDMLDLLGGDAAKLDDLEQRVARHLGFDRVLTSVGQVYPRSLDFDVLSALVQLTAAPSNLATTIRLMAGNEIVTEGFKEGQVGSSAMPHKMNTRSCERVNGLAVVTRGYLSMVGELAGDQWNEGDVSCSVVRRVALPDAFFAVDGLFQTFLTVLDEFGAFPAVIQRELERYLPYLATTKVLMAAVRNGVGREVAHEAIKEAAVGTALAVRQGQAENDVFDKLAADERLGLTAEQLQSLVAEPITFTGAAVAQTQAVVRKVAAIVEANPAAAAYNPGAIL, encoded by the coding sequence GTGACCGTCCCGAACGTCCTCGCCACCCGCTACGCCGCCGCCGACCTCGCCGAGATCTGGTCGCCCGAGCACAAGATCGTCCTCGAGCGGCAGCTCTGGATCGCCGTGCTGAAGGCGCAGAAGGACCTCGGCATCGAGGTCCCGGACGGCGTGATCGAGGCCTACGAGAAGGTCGCCGCGCAGGGCGAGGAGGGTGTCGACCTCGCCAGCATCGCCGCCCGCGAGCGGGTCACCCGCCACGACGTGAAGGCGCGGATCGAGGAGTTCGCGGCCCTCGCCGGCCACGAGCACATCCACAAGGGGATGACCTCGCGCGACCTCACCGAGAACGTCGAGCAGCTGCAGGTCAAGCAGTCGCTGGCGCTGCTGCGCGACCGCGCGATCGCGACGCTCGCCCGGCTCGGCCGCCTCGCCGGTGAGTACGAGACCCTCGTCATGGCCGGCCGGTCGCACAACGTGGCGGCCCAGGCGACCACCCTCGGCAAGCGCTTCGCCACCGTCGCCGACGAGCTGATGATCGCGATCGAGCGGGTCGACGACCTGCTCGGGCGCTACCCGCTGCGCGGCATCAAGGGCCCGATGGGCACCGCGCAGGACATGCTCGACCTGCTCGGTGGTGACGCCGCCAAGCTGGACGACCTCGAGCAGCGCGTGGCGCGCCACCTCGGCTTCGACCGGGTGCTCACCAGCGTGGGCCAGGTCTACCCGCGCTCCCTCGACTTCGACGTGCTGTCCGCGCTGGTCCAGCTGACCGCCGCCCCGTCCAACCTCGCCACCACGATCCGGCTGATGGCCGGCAACGAGATCGTCACCGAGGGCTTCAAGGAGGGTCAGGTCGGCTCCTCCGCGATGCCGCACAAGATGAACACCCGCTCCTGCGAGCGGGTCAACGGCCTCGCCGTCGTCACCCGCGGCTACCTCTCCATGGTCGGCGAGCTCGCCGGCGACCAGTGGAACGAGGGCGACGTCTCCTGCTCGGTCGTACGACGGGTGGCGCTGCCCGACGCGTTCTTCGCCGTCGACGGCCTGTTCCAGACCTTCCTCACCGTGCTCGACGAGTTCGGCGCCTTCCCCGCGGTCATCCAGCGCGAGCTCGAGCGCTACCTGCCCTATCTCGCGACCACGAAGGTGCTGATGGCGGCCGTCCGCAACGGCGTCGGCCGCGAGGTCGCCCACGAGGCGATCAAGGAGGCGGCCGTCGGCACCGCGCTGGCCGTGCGCCAGGGCCAGGCCGAGAACGACGTGTTCGACAAGCTCGCCGCCGACGAGCGCCTGGGGCTCACCGCCGAGCAGCTGCAGTCGCTGGTCGCCGAGCCGATCACCTTCACCGGCGCGGCCGTCGCCCAGACGCAGGCGGTGGTCCGCAAGGTCGCCGCGATCGTCGAGGCCAACCCCGCGGCGGCGGCGTACAACCCGGGCGCGATCCTCTGA
- a CDS encoding GNAT family N-acetyltransferase, which produces MTEPAGAPVGVTTARLALVLWDAATVTALRAGERQPDWHPDFPREDDLGAASLWRDGDPWGPRSIVSLKQRLVIGSIGFFGPPEPADDGVPEVEVGYGLVAPARGYGLATEALGALLERADAAGVRVRASIAPDNAASLRVAAKAGFTGVRGANEDGEMVLVRPLR; this is translated from the coding sequence ATGACTGAGCCCGCCGGCGCTCCGGTCGGCGTCACCACCGCGCGGCTGGCGCTGGTCCTGTGGGACGCCGCCACCGTCACGGCCCTGCGCGCGGGCGAGCGGCAGCCCGACTGGCACCCGGACTTCCCGCGCGAGGACGACCTCGGCGCCGCGTCGCTCTGGCGCGACGGCGACCCGTGGGGCCCGCGCTCGATCGTGTCGTTGAAGCAGCGGCTCGTCATCGGCTCGATCGGCTTCTTCGGGCCGCCGGAGCCGGCCGACGACGGGGTGCCCGAGGTGGAGGTCGGCTACGGCCTGGTGGCGCCCGCACGCGGCTACGGCCTGGCGACCGAGGCGCTCGGTGCCCTGCTGGAGCGGGCCGACGCCGCCGGCGTACGGGTGCGGGCCTCGATCGCCCCCGACAACGCCGCCAGCCTCCGGGTCGCGGCGAAGGCCGGGTTCACCGGCGTGCGCGGGGCCAACGAGGACGGCGAGATGGTGCTCGTCCGGCCGTTGCGCTGA
- a CDS encoding GNAT family N-acetyltransferase yields the protein MATIRVATDGDLDAVAAIYAREVREGTATFDLTPPPRGKWEGLLASSHPGDHFLVAADDDGTVLGFAYSSEFRPKGAYDGTREVTIYLDPAASGRGLGRTLYDDLLARMAAGGVRTALACISLPNDASEGLHRACGFERQGVLREVGRKFDRWIDVVWWQRILAD from the coding sequence GTGGCCACGATCCGGGTCGCCACGGACGGTGACCTCGATGCTGTCGCGGCCATCTACGCCCGCGAGGTCCGTGAGGGCACCGCGACCTTCGACCTCACCCCGCCGCCGCGCGGCAAGTGGGAGGGGCTGCTCGCCTCGTCGCACCCCGGTGACCACTTCCTGGTGGCGGCGGACGACGACGGCACGGTCCTCGGCTTCGCCTACTCCTCGGAGTTCCGCCCGAAGGGCGCCTACGACGGCACCCGCGAGGTCACCATCTACCTCGACCCCGCCGCCTCGGGCCGTGGCCTCGGCCGGACCCTGTACGACGACCTGCTGGCCCGGATGGCGGCCGGCGGCGTCCGCACGGCGCTGGCCTGCATCTCCCTGCCCAACGACGCCAGCGAGGGGCTCCACCGCGCGTGCGGGTTCGAGCGCCAGGGCGTGCTCCGCGAGGTCGGCCGGAAGTTCGACCGGTGGATCGACGTCGTGTGGTGGCAGCGGATCCTGGCTGACTGA
- the purD gene encoding phosphoribosylamine--glycine ligase, producing MKTLVIGTGGREHALALALSRDPAVSEVHAAPGNPGIGAFATLHEVDPMDGDAVAALATEVGADLVVVGPEAPLVAGVADAVRAAGIAVFGPSAAAAQLEGSKAFSKEVMAAAGVPTAGSRTCRTPEEVAAALDEFGAPYVVKDDALAAGKGVVVTRDRAEAEEHAAACGTVVIEEFLDGPEVSLFAVCDGTTAYPLQPAQDFKRIFDGGRGPNTGGMGSYSPLAWAPADLASVVMEQVVQPTLDEMGRRGAPFVGCLYVGLALTKSGPRVIEFNCRFGDPDIQPVLAVLESPLGELLSAAARGRLADVPAPTFRDGASVTVVLASAGYPESSSKGDVITGVGAANGVSDVDVIHAGTSLAEGPDGPRLVTAGGRVLAVRAVGYDVADARARAYAAADLISFDGLQRRSDIAAEPLGVVEGASLTED from the coding sequence GTGAAGACCCTCGTGATCGGCACCGGTGGCCGCGAGCACGCGCTCGCCCTCGCTCTCTCCCGCGACCCCGCGGTGAGCGAGGTGCACGCGGCGCCGGGCAACCCGGGCATCGGTGCCTTCGCGACGCTGCACGAGGTCGACCCGATGGACGGCGACGCCGTGGCCGCGCTGGCGACCGAGGTCGGCGCCGACCTGGTGGTCGTGGGCCCCGAGGCGCCGCTCGTGGCCGGTGTCGCGGACGCCGTCCGGGCCGCCGGCATCGCGGTCTTCGGGCCGTCGGCCGCCGCTGCGCAGCTGGAGGGCTCCAAGGCCTTCTCCAAGGAGGTCATGGCCGCTGCGGGCGTGCCGACCGCCGGCTCGCGCACCTGCCGGACCCCCGAGGAGGTCGCCGCCGCGCTCGACGAGTTCGGGGCGCCGTACGTCGTGAAGGACGACGCACTCGCCGCGGGCAAGGGCGTCGTGGTGACCCGCGACCGGGCCGAGGCGGAGGAGCACGCCGCGGCCTGCGGCACCGTGGTGATCGAGGAGTTCCTCGACGGGCCGGAGGTCTCGCTGTTCGCGGTCTGCGACGGCACGACGGCGTACCCGCTGCAGCCCGCCCAGGACTTCAAGCGGATCTTCGACGGCGGTCGCGGTCCCAACACCGGGGGCATGGGCTCCTACTCGCCGCTGGCCTGGGCGCCCGCGGACCTCGCGTCCGTGGTCATGGAGCAGGTCGTCCAGCCGACCCTCGACGAGATGGGCCGCCGCGGAGCGCCCTTCGTCGGCTGCCTCTATGTCGGCCTCGCGCTGACGAAGAGCGGCCCACGGGTGATCGAGTTCAACTGCCGCTTCGGCGACCCGGACATCCAGCCGGTGCTGGCCGTCCTCGAGTCGCCCCTCGGGGAGTTGCTGTCCGCCGCCGCGCGGGGCCGCCTCGCCGACGTACCCGCGCCGACCTTCCGCGACGGCGCCTCGGTGACCGTCGTCCTCGCCTCTGCCGGCTACCCCGAGTCGTCCTCGAAGGGCGACGTCATCACCGGCGTCGGCGCGGCCAACGGTGTCTCCGACGTCGACGTGATCCACGCCGGCACCTCCCTCGCCGAAGGTCCCGACGGCCCCCGGCTCGTCACGGCCGGTGGCCGCGTGCTCGCCGTGCGCGCGGTCGGGTACGACGTCGCCGACGCCCGCGCCCGCGCCTACGCCGCCGCCGACCTGATCAGCTTCGACGGCCTGCAACGCCGCTCCGACATCGCCGCCGAGCCGCTCGGCGTCGTCGAGGGCGCCTCGCTCACCGAGGACTGA
- a CDS encoding alpha/beta hydrolase encodes MNTTASTVTPREAAEVAAANASGRQPVVFVHGLWLLHSSWDAWKAYVEDRGYAAVAVDWPGDEADVAAALANEGSLAGTSVRDVADHVQEVIEGLDRKPIVIGHSFGGLLVQIIAGRGIAAGTVTIDPAPSQGVLPLPFSSLKAAFPVLGNPLNYGRTVTLTFDEFRYGFANAVSEEEARALYDGFHTPAPGRPLFQAATANFNPAAKTKAAKKNADRGPLLVVTGEKDHIVPFAMANAAFKKQRKNQHHVTEIVEIPGVGHSLVIDSHWQEVADAALDFLSRNGLGA; translated from the coding sequence ATGAACACCACCGCCAGCACCGTCACCCCCCGCGAGGCCGCCGAGGTCGCCGCCGCCAACGCCTCCGGCCGCCAGCCCGTCGTCTTCGTCCACGGCCTCTGGCTGCTGCACAGCAGCTGGGACGCCTGGAAGGCCTACGTCGAGGACCGCGGGTACGCCGCCGTCGCCGTCGACTGGCCCGGCGACGAGGCGGACGTCGCCGCCGCCCTCGCCAACGAGGGCTCGCTCGCCGGAACCTCGGTGCGCGACGTCGCCGACCACGTCCAGGAGGTCATCGAGGGCCTCGACCGGAAGCCGATCGTGATCGGGCACTCGTTCGGCGGACTGCTCGTCCAGATCATCGCCGGCCGGGGGATCGCCGCCGGCACCGTGACCATCGACCCGGCCCCGAGCCAGGGCGTCCTGCCGCTGCCCTTCTCCTCGCTCAAGGCGGCCTTCCCGGTCCTGGGCAACCCCCTGAACTACGGCCGCACGGTCACCCTGACCTTCGACGAGTTCCGCTACGGCTTCGCCAACGCCGTCTCCGAGGAGGAGGCTCGCGCCCTCTACGACGGCTTCCACACCCCGGCCCCCGGGCGGCCGCTCTTCCAGGCCGCGACCGCCAACTTCAACCCCGCGGCGAAGACCAAGGCGGCGAAGAAGAACGCCGACCGCGGCCCGCTCCTGGTGGTGACCGGCGAGAAGGACCACATCGTCCCCTTCGCGATGGCCAACGCGGCGTTCAAGAAGCAGCGCAAGAACCAGCACCACGTGACCGAGATCGTGGAGATCCCCGGCGTCGGCCACTCGCTGGTGATCGACAGCCACTGGCAGGAGGTCGCCGACGCCGCGCTGGACTTCCTGTCCCGCAACGGACTCGGCGCCTGA
- a CDS encoding TetR/AcrR family transcriptional regulator, whose amino-acid sequence MPDAAPPTTKVSEPRERLLRTATRLFYEEGIHGVGVDRVLAEAGVTRATMYRHFPGKEALVVAYLEHEDAVIRGLFAAAAEEAAARDAAPAELLALVIDGVAQDATRLHTRGCPFINASAEYPDAEGPVRAVVRTHREWFRGTLTELATAAGSPDPAATAASLVLLRDAMLVGGYLDGQDVATDFRATARKVAGLDA is encoded by the coding sequence GTGCCCGACGCTGCGCCCCCGACCACCAAGGTCTCCGAGCCCCGCGAGCGCCTGTTGCGTACGGCGACCCGGCTCTTCTACGAGGAGGGCATCCACGGCGTCGGGGTCGACCGGGTGCTCGCCGAGGCCGGGGTCACCCGGGCCACGATGTACCGCCACTTCCCGGGCAAGGAGGCGCTCGTCGTCGCCTACCTCGAGCACGAGGACGCGGTGATCCGCGGGCTGTTCGCCGCCGCGGCCGAGGAGGCCGCGGCCCGCGACGCCGCGCCGGCCGAGCTGCTCGCCCTCGTCATCGACGGGGTCGCGCAGGATGCCACCCGGCTGCACACGCGAGGCTGCCCGTTCATCAACGCCAGCGCCGAGTACCCCGACGCCGAGGGGCCGGTGCGGGCCGTCGTACGCACGCACCGGGAGTGGTTCCGCGGCACCCTGACCGAGCTGGCGACGGCAGCCGGCTCGCCCGATCCCGCCGCCACCGCCGCGTCCCTGGTGCTGCTGCGCGACGCGATGCTCGTGGGCGGCTACCTCGACGGCCAGGACGTGGCGACGGACTTCCGCGCGACGGCCCGGAAGGTCGCAGGCCTCGACGCCTGA
- a CDS encoding serine/threonine-protein kinase: MRVPNVGEEFGRYRLDRVLGQGGMGIVFAATDPRLGRTVALKVITGVLAQSPEFRARFQAEAAALARLDSPYVIAIHDHDEVDGTPYIVTQYVDGADLGTLLKDQGPMPARQALLLCAQLARGLGDAHRVGVIHRDVKPGNVLLRGAGTDDVHAYLCDFGIARSDGIDGPAPTATGMVAGTWSYLSPERTAGLPASPASDLYALGCLLWTCLTGHEPYQGTDVQVALAHQTAPIPQLPGSGQLVDGLNAVVAKALAKDPAERYDDAAVLRADLERLAALATDETIEAPVSAPGAVTAVRPTGPAAPPPPPPPPSPAGSGGAAPTAPSQPRSPHRRRAGLLIGVGVVVLALVIGGIAWALLRGDDDGADGDEAAKEKPAGTFGDRNGDGYGDVVLTQARDGLEPPSAVYTVPSNGKQFGTPVRALPAAPSFITTVGDVDGDAREDVVWVDEEDDVLTATVQPAEGDPWTSRLTLDPAWEISRASAVLGDVDGDGLDDLVLLGDTEGGVGVHVSLAGDKEFEPPSQWYRSPHAEASGFGTWLWTGDMDGDGDDEVLLWTDAEEDEEPVRGRIDMLTANETRDGFEQLAKEREFTDPKVNPGIAPWMIGDVDGDGRDEIVAVGIIPLGGGAYDLGGRLHTYELDGDEIPQRQWWRNLSETELKDPAKNVQGIALRLGISDVNGDGKADVVQFVEALGPNGKEAKDEERALQLWVMLSDGTAFGDPQLWSTVDCSTQCADNWTMLSGG; encoded by the coding sequence ATGCGCGTGCCGAATGTCGGCGAGGAGTTCGGCCGGTACCGGCTCGACCGGGTGCTCGGCCAGGGCGGGATGGGCATCGTCTTCGCGGCGACCGACCCCCGACTGGGCCGCACCGTCGCCCTGAAGGTGATCACCGGGGTGCTCGCGCAGTCGCCGGAGTTCCGGGCGCGCTTCCAGGCGGAGGCGGCCGCGCTGGCGCGCCTCGACTCGCCGTACGTGATCGCGATCCACGACCACGACGAGGTCGACGGGACGCCGTACATCGTCACCCAGTACGTCGACGGCGCCGACCTCGGCACGCTGCTGAAGGACCAGGGCCCGATGCCGGCCCGCCAGGCGCTGCTGCTGTGCGCCCAGCTCGCGCGCGGGCTCGGCGACGCCCACCGGGTCGGCGTCATCCACCGCGACGTGAAGCCCGGCAACGTGCTGCTCCGCGGCGCCGGGACCGACGACGTGCACGCCTACCTCTGCGACTTCGGCATCGCGCGCTCCGACGGCATCGACGGCCCCGCGCCGACCGCGACCGGCATGGTCGCCGGCACCTGGTCCTACCTCTCCCCCGAGCGCACCGCCGGCCTTCCCGCGTCACCGGCCAGCGACCTCTACGCCCTCGGCTGCCTGCTCTGGACCTGCCTCACGGGGCACGAGCCCTACCAGGGCACCGACGTCCAGGTCGCGCTCGCGCACCAGACGGCGCCGATCCCGCAGCTGCCCGGCTCCGGCCAGCTCGTCGACGGCCTCAACGCCGTGGTCGCCAAGGCCCTCGCCAAGGACCCCGCCGAGCGGTACGACGACGCGGCGGTCCTCCGCGCCGATCTCGAGCGCCTCGCGGCGCTGGCCACCGACGAGACCATCGAGGCGCCGGTCTCCGCGCCGGGCGCGGTCACCGCCGTACGGCCGACCGGGCCCGCCGCGCCTCCGCCGCCGCCCCCGCCGCCGAGCCCCGCGGGCAGCGGCGGCGCGGCCCCCACGGCGCCGTCCCAGCCGCGCAGCCCCCACAGGCGGCGCGCCGGCCTGTTGATCGGGGTCGGCGTCGTGGTGCTCGCACTCGTCATCGGCGGCATCGCCTGGGCGCTGCTGCGCGGGGACGACGACGGGGCGGACGGCGACGAGGCCGCCAAGGAAAAGCCCGCGGGGACCTTCGGCGACCGCAACGGCGACGGCTACGGCGATGTCGTCCTCACCCAGGCACGCGACGGGCTGGAGCCCCCGTCCGCGGTCTACACCGTCCCGTCGAACGGCAAGCAGTTCGGCACGCCCGTCCGGGCGCTCCCCGCCGCACCGAGCTTCATCACCACGGTGGGCGACGTCGACGGCGACGCCCGGGAGGACGTGGTGTGGGTCGACGAGGAGGACGACGTGCTCACCGCCACGGTGCAGCCTGCCGAGGGCGACCCCTGGACCAGCCGACTGACGCTCGACCCGGCGTGGGAGATCAGCCGCGCCTCCGCCGTGCTGGGCGACGTCGACGGCGACGGCCTCGACGACCTGGTCCTCCTCGGCGACACCGAGGGCGGGGTGGGGGTCCACGTGTCACTTGCCGGGGACAAGGAGTTCGAGCCGCCGTCGCAGTGGTACCGCTCGCCGCACGCCGAGGCCAGCGGCTTCGGCACCTGGCTGTGGACGGGCGACATGGACGGCGACGGCGACGACGAGGTCCTGCTCTGGACCGATGCCGAGGAGGACGAGGAGCCCGTCCGCGGCCGCATCGACATGCTCACGGCCAACGAGACCCGCGACGGGTTCGAGCAGCTGGCGAAGGAACGGGAGTTCACCGACCCGAAGGTCAACCCGGGCATCGCACCGTGGATGATCGGCGACGTCGACGGCGACGGACGTGACGAGATCGTGGCGGTCGGCATCATCCCGCTCGGCGGCGGCGCCTACGACCTCGGCGGCCGCCTCCACACCTACGAGCTGGACGGCGACGAGATCCCCCAGCGCCAGTGGTGGCGCAACCTCTCGGAGACCGAGCTCAAGGATCCGGCCAAGAACGTCCAGGGCATCGCGCTGCGCCTCGGCATCAGCGACGTCAACGGCGACGGCAAGGCCGACGTCGTGCAGTTCGTGGAGGCCCTCGGCCCGAACGGCAAGGAGGCCAAGGACGAGGAACGCGCGCTGCAGCTGTGGGTGATGCTCTCGGACGGCACCGCGTTCGGCGACCCCCAGCTGTGGAGCACCGTCGACTGCAGCACGCAGTGCGCCGACAACTGGACCATGCTGAGCGGCGGCTGA